A region of the Sardina pilchardus chromosome 3, fSarPil1.1, whole genome shotgun sequence genome:
TGAAGTGAGTGACAAGCCCCAAGTTCCTGGGGGTGTGCAACGGTATCCAGCTCGTACACAGCTGTGCAGTATGTACGTGGTGTAAACCTTCCCTCTCGACACCTTAAGAGTCGTGTTAGTGGAAGAGCTAGctgcctgggcttttagctcaATTGCTAGCATGCTCGACTCCCAATCTGAAGTGCGGCTGTTTGCAGGTTTGAGTCTGGGTGAGTGCAGGGCGGAGCCACGCGGTCAAGACAACACGGGGCTCTTCTTaaccctctctcctcggtcctcgatcctctggctcgttcccactgatctataaagaatgatggggcggcaacaatgggatagtctatctagtgttcattacgagccggaggaccgaggatcgaggaccaAGGAGAGACGGTTGAGAAGAGCCCATACTGTAGGTTACAGGGGCACATCAACAGATGACCTGACATGGAttacaaacaccaccaccattgtcaagagagaaaagaagcacCTTTAATTCCTGCCGTGGATGAGGAGAGCGAACCTCCCCCTCCGATCCTCACAACTTTCAGAGGCACTAGAGAGAGCCATACTTGTCAGTTGTCTTTTAGAGTATGTTTGGACACTGAACTTGAAGGAAAGCAATTTCATTCAGCCTTGTTATACGGTCTGAGACACTTTGACTATACAAACTCCGATCATTAGATGTTGGCAAATGGCAAATTACTAATTTCACCATCATCTTTTTAAGGGCTATTGGGAGAGGTGCTAACCAAATTAGGACAAAAAGGCAAGTACAGACCCAGCCAGCTAGTTAGTTAGAGAGGAATACCAAGCTTATCTGTACAAGATTCTGAAAGGACCGTGAAGTTTGAACTGGCTTCAGTAAAAAGCTGGGCTGGCAtatgcagtatacagtatatccacaaAGTAAATAGGCAATGCTCCACTGATCATTAGCAGACTGACAACAGCTATAGTCAGTGAAGGCTGATTAAAAAGCTTGATGAAAGTATCTGAAACTTATCAATGTTATTCACAGGGAAAAAAGTACATTTTTAGAAATACTGAAATAATGTCACTGAACATAAATTCACACAAAGAAGCTGCAGTAATAGATAGGACAGATAGGACAAAATAAAAACCGGaggtcttggctgaaggagcaGGCGTGAGAAGGCTGACATCAAGTTAGCCCCTCAGCAGACCTCATAAAATTCCACAAACATGACCCAGTCTCACACCGAGCCATCCATGACCACATCTCTTTCAGTACAGCACAAATTCCCATAATTGCCCAAGACCTttaaaagacaaagagagagggaaagagtgagagagaaagaaagtgatgaAGTGGAAAAATAGAAAGCCGTAAAAGAAGCCCAACAATgtctattctttttttccactGTTGTGTCTTTCCCCCAATCCAATTTAGCTAATGGATGAAGGTCAGGTGATAAAGGCCTTGTTCATTTCATCAAGTTGCCTGTAAATAAGGTTGAGGATTTGCTAACCTTCACGACACCtgtcctcctctgccctcctctgtTCTGTCTGGCGGCAGTGTGATGAGGAAAAACCTGCAGGTGGATTCTATCCTGTTTCTATCCCTCCAATAAGAGTGGGAGGCCCCTTAAGTgtcttccaccccccccccccccactcccacctctGCTAAATCCAGCAAAGCCCCATCACCTCTAGTGGGTGACCTCACAGCTTGGGCATCGCTGCTGCCATCATGCCGTCGCCTGGCAACTAGGGCACTCAAACCCAGAGGTTGATCCTGCTGTGACGCGCCGAGGACTGCTTCACCTTGGGCCTCcctgagagaggggtgggggtgggggtgttaaaAAGCTCACGCAGCAGCTCCAAGCACCAGTGTGGGGTGACACAGGTATCGGTGTGCTTCACGAGATCTAGCTTTTTGCATTTCGATCAATACAGAACAGGTGTTGAACTGGGTATTCTCTACCAAAAgggaattacattacattacattgcatttagcAGAGACTTtgtgtccaaagtgacttacatatgttaactacagtatattactaAGGGATTACATACATTGTTCCCGGAGGAattttggggttaagtgccttgctcaagggcacaacggtggttGCCAGGAACTGAAcagacaactttcaggctactgcacgctagcccagctcaaaGTAATGAGCTTTGACTTGACTAACCAACAGCACATTGGCACTCTGTTCTCTAGCATCCCTTTTTGCTGTCCCCATGTTTTCTGAATCAAGGCTAAAGGCTAAGTATGCCAAGTATATTAGATCTCCATCTGATGTTTAAGGTAAATTCTGACAGGCATAAATGATGTTGTATGACATTCTTGTGTCTGGTTCAAGCTGAAATTGTGCTTGCAGTTGTTATAGCCTCTTCATAATTCATGCTTGCCTTTAAATAGCTTGTTTGCGCTACACAATTGTCTATAGCATCCAGGGGGGACCTCAGCTAAAGCCCCTACAGTTCAGTGAACCCTTCATATCATCTGGCCGGCTCTGCTGTTCTCTTCCGGCTGGGtacacacttcctgtctttgCCTAGCAGTTAGCTCATTCATATTTGATGCAtccacacagaggcacagatgTGTACTACTGGGACATGATTTTGTACTTGCTCAGGATCCAAAGTATTGTCAAAACACGGACGAGGAGGATAGCAGATATGACGGCCTCACTCAGGTATTATTATGGGAACTGAGACAAAGCAGGTCTTTTTGAGCCTCTATGAGTCAACCTCGACTCGACTTCACTCAACTCAACTGTCTTTGTTCATGCCAGCTGAATAGACCCAGCATCCTCACTTCCAGGTATGATAACAACACCTGACatcatcccctcccctccctcccacacaacCGACGACCCCGTTTGTGAATGATGAAGTATCGCTGTCGATCGCGTCCTGTCGGAGCTGGCTCACATCCTCCAGTGTATCGTTGCAGCTGATCTGAAATTGCCTTGACAAGAGCGACGAGGAGCGTGACCCGAACGGCGAGGGTGCTCTGATGAGAGCCAGGTTTCGGAGGCCTGTCAAGAGGAGATCTGTTTCCATTCAGGACTACAGACCGGGCGTGATGGGGCCCAAAAAAGGCACTAATAAACCCCATTACCTTTACAGGTGCACAGCTACTGTTGGAACACAGAATGGAAAGAGAGCAAAGATAGACATAtggggggaaaggggggaaagagaaagagagagagagaatggcagagacagagagagagacagagagcgagagatagagagagagagagaatggcagagagagacagagcgagagatagagagagagagagagagaatggcagagacagagaaagacagagagtgagagatagagagagagagaaagacagagacagagaaagacagagagagcaaaagagagacagagagagggagagggtgagcgagataaagagagagagagggagataaagggcCGGCTGGGTGATTTAACTGATAATAGATCCCATAAGAAAAGCTCATGTCAGGGTTAAACAGCCGGGGGACCAACAGGAGAATACAGTGGGAGGTGCGTGATGGATATGCAGTACAAGAACAGAGGACAGGGAGAAAAAAATAGCAAGGATATAGTGACGGGGAAGTGAGAATAATTGAAACCAACAGGAAGATCCAAAGGTTTGAGtgaggagagaaacagacagacagagacaaatatAGCTGCAGAGGGCTAGCAGGGTTGAGGAGAGCGCCCAGCAGTCTGATTGAAGCCCTTTGTAGTCTGACACTTCAGAGAGGAAATGTGGGCAGAGGGCCCCGAATGTCCACCATCCAGCAAGAGAGTGGACCGAAGAGAGGCAACAGACTATGGAGGAGACCAGGCATTTCAGAGAGAACGCTGGAGAATCTGGGTTTAGAATATGAAAGTTCTGTTCGGTATGTTGTGTTGATTGCCTGGCTGTGCCAATAAAAAAGCACGGAGTTGACGGTCCACAAAAACGCTCCTCGGTATTTCCATTAAGACACAGCACCAGTGCTTTGTAGCCGTGCTGCCTGTTGAGCCGAGGTTTCACACGGCATCTGTGTCAGTGGCTGAGATGCATGCGGTGAGGTTACCTCAGGTCAGGTCAAGCGAGGTTAAAGAACTCAGGTCACCGTGAGGTCCCGCGCAATTACCGAGGAGCCACGCTCGTCCGGGTGACAAGCGAGAGCGATGTGGCGTCTCCTCTCGCCTTTCCTCCAAAACACGCTAAATGCCAGCGTGTGCCGGCGCATCGGCTAACTCGGTTTGATCTCGGCCACCGTTCAGGCCTGACTGGCAGCGCCGCTAATCAAGTAAATGCAGCTAGCATTTAAATGGGCCTTAATGAGGACCCGAGTGGCAGCCCTGGGGTCGCCTCAGAGATTGCTCTAATTGCGAGGACTTCAGAAATGTGTCTCCCCGTAAAAGGCTCTGTCACTGAACATCCCGACCTGGCCCAGTATTGCTTTCCCAGGGTCTCAGGACGGCTTAAACTGTTATGGAAATATGGTTCTCACTTGTGGGGTCCAATTAACTAATGGCAGGGCGATGTGTTGGCTGAGGCAGAGAGGCCTGAGTGAATGGGAAATTGTCCTCAGAGACCTTGATCCTCTGTGCTAGCGGGTGTGTCCGGGTTTGTAGGAATTCGGTGGGTCACTAATCCGTGGGGTACAAGTTTGGTGACAGATTTTGAGCTTTGTGCATAATAGTCCACAATAGACTACCGTTTTGTGATCATTTAACCAAATGACTTTAATGCAACTGTCCACTTAACAAATGACGGACACTAGATACAAAACACGAGCAAACTTGATGTCACTTACCTGTGAACACTAGGCTGACCTCGTTCAGGTCCTCTTGGAGAACGCGGAAGCTGAAGGACTCGTTGTAGAAGGGGTCAATGGTGCCCCTCATGCATGAGGTCTTCTTGGTCTTCACCAGCTTCAAGCCAGTGACCAACTGCACCTTAACAAAGGGatctgggagagggggagaggacaaATTATATTAGAAATTGGCAAAATATATctgaacatttttgtttttcagtcaACATCAGAATTTAACCAGCATTAATTATTagaatattaaaaaaatgataTGATGgactactgtatatgaaaatagcacatttaaaaagacTCTTTTGATAGTTCTAACTGAAGTTATTTGCCGTTTCTCTAGTTTGAATTGTATCATGTCACTCTTGGGAAAAATAAGAATCATAAACTGCCTAACATTCACACCTTGACATTGTGTGAAGAGTGTGATATCCTTTGAATATACAAAATACTTAAACACACAGAAATCCACAGGGTCAGGAGTGTCCCCTCTGGAAATATATTTTTCTACTGTTTCTACCTAAACCCACCACTAACATTCATATCTGACTTTGGGGTGAATGGAAAAAATTAATTGAAATGAACAATTGCATCTATTTATCTGAATAtactatgtacacacacacacacacacacacacacacacacacacacacacacacacacacacacacacacacacacacacacacacactgtaaattcACAGTGGTGTCTCAGTTCCAAGGGGAATATTCTCAACCCCATTCTGTTTTGAGGGACAATGGGTAGGGAAGGGGGAAGGCGTAAGAATGAGAAATGGGATTGGGCCTAGAAGAGCCAAATTAAGAACCGGATTAAGTCAAAACACATGTAATAATGTACGTAAATCCATTTAAGACCATGATTGACTGCACTGCCCATTGTGCAGTGTGCTGTAGAAGTCAGTggtctgatagatagatagatagatagatagatagatagagagacagatagatagagagacatatagatagatagatagatagatagagacagatagatagatagatagatagatactttattgatccccaggggaaaattcaaattcaaattctgttgggATGGGAAGACGTTACCTGAGCCTTGGCACATGTCCGTCTGAAGCAGCTGCTTGGCACGAATGATGTCAAGATTGAGGCGACCAGCACTGGGCAAGTAGTTCAGAGACAGCAGCAGCTCACCCAGCTCCACTTCATTCTGAGCAGTTGGAGAACACAAGGAGAATATACTTCTCATTTGTTTCATTCTCACGTGGCACAAAAAAACCTAATCTAATCTGTGCTGCATAGTTCAACAAAGGAGGCAGTAGTGCCAGAGAGTCTCTCTTCTGTTCTGGCGGAATGACTCAGGCTAAAGTGGTCCGAGattattccattccattttgcATTATTGGGTTGCAGCATTATTATTCTGTGCAGACGCCATCCCACGGTTCCAAAGGAGGTTCTCTATATACCTTACACAAAGAAGTAGCAGCTGTTCAGGAGAAAGGCAGCAGGAGAGTAGGAGAAAAGCATCATCTTAAAATGACTCCCAGGAAGGTCTGTTTTCAAGCATTACATGGCTTGGTGGGAGACCATGATGTAGTTGTTTACTTGGCCATATAGAACTTGCCCAAAGGCATAATTACGGAATTCACAAGCAAATGTATTGCTAAGAAAAGTCCTCCACATGGAATCGAGTAGCGTGAATTTGGCTCGGACCACTGGGCTCTCTGTGAACTCAATGCCTTTACGAGAACTGCCTCACCCTATTTGAATCAAGCCTCTGACCAGTATTGATGGACCGAAAACACCCAATTAAGAACAAAGAGGTCAACACCGAGTAAAACGTCTCTGCTTTTGAGCTGATTGAATGGATTTAGAGGACAGGTGCTTGATTTCGTCTAACAATCTCATTAAATCTCTACCAGCCTATAGAAGACTGGAAGCCTTGGAAACCCACGGATGAACAGCTGTTGGAACTTCACAACAAATTTGATTGGGGACATGCCTCTTCCCCCCAAAGCTTTAACCACGCTTGTCACAACAGATGTAGGGCTTACACGATGTTGTTCAAGCAAAGCTCTGTAAACATCAGCACAACAGTGGGGCACACCCTGGATCCATTTTTTCTCCTACATTTGCACTATCGACAGGTATTATACGTACTGCAGCATCAAACagcacatcacattacattacattacatacattacatCTCATCTTTAAGCCATTTTTTGTTTTACACATGACATTATTAACATAAGCACTCTATGGTAATAATTTACTCAATGGTATAGCTCTCAGaaagatgcccccccccccccacccccataagATTTGTGTTCTGGTCAAGGTATCCTGTTATTTCAAGGCAGTGTAGTCTAGTTTGCTGAATTAGGTATACTGTAATCATCCTCAAATGTTAATACccatccttgcctattttaagtgggtatactgggAGGGTGATGCTTTTTAGGTGAGTATACTGCGTAGCCCTGCGTAtcacgtagactacaccactgtttAAAAGGGATTTGGACTCTGCTACTGGCATTATAGAAAATAAATAGAATGTAGAATTGAATTGGATTGGATTGATAAGAGTGGAGCGGCTGTACCTGTGAGCTGGGCACCAGTGCCTTCCACCAGTGCCCCCCTTTGACCAGGTCCACCTCGCTCAGTGGCAGCGCCACCTTCCCTATGACGCAGTGGCGTGAGAACTTGTCGAAGTCCACGACGGAGAGCAGCAGCGTGCGTCTCTGCGCCTCCAGGAAGGGCAGCTCGAAGGTGAAGCGCTCCTCGAACACGGGGTTCTGCGTCTTGCGCTTGACGCCCGTCTGCCGCGAGTTCTTGTGGTCGGGCAGCAGGCTCATCTTCACGTAGGGGTTGGAGTGCGCCATGTCCTGGCGCGCGCCGTCGCACGTGACCGGCGGCGGGAGGTCGCGGGCCTCGATCACGCGCACGCTCAGGTGCCCGTTGATGAGGTCGAACTGCGTGCTGAAGTGGAGCATGCCCAGCTGGTAGCGCAGGAGAATCTCGTCGTCCGTCAGCGAGTCCACGTCGTCGCCGCCACACGAGTCGGAAGAGTACAGCCGCGGCTCGAGCTTTCGAAAGTAGTCGTCCGCAGGCGGAGGGGGCTTCCGCAGAGG
Encoded here:
- the syt17 gene encoding synaptotagmin-17, which encodes MAYTQLEPINEGVLSRLTDLLLCRWSCRSCWQWCWECSCCQPSDEEVEILGPFPAQTPSWLVNDDDKDGNNHSIIQRSTGSPIHNNGHSSPGQRRSSTEITRSTLSLARQLSSLDARRPSSPLVDVKPIEFWAMGPRKEVVQPLRKPPPPADDYFRKLEPRLYSSDSCGGDDVDSLTDDEILLRYQLGMLHFSTQFDLINGHLSVRVIEARDLPPPVTCDGARQDMAHSNPYVKMSLLPDHKNSRQTGVKRKTQNPVFEERFTFELPFLEAQRRTLLLSVVDFDKFSRHCVIGKVALPLSEVDLVKGGHWWKALVPSSQNEVELGELLLSLNYLPSAGRLNLDIIRAKQLLQTDMCQGSDPFVKVQLVTGLKLVKTKKTSCMRGTIDPFYNESFSFRVLQEDLNEVSLVFTVYGHNVKSSNDFVGRIVIGQFSTGPPETAHWRRLLESQRTPVEQWHSLRSRAECDRVSPASLEVT